The genomic DNA CTGCTCGCGGTGACGCTCGACGGCCTCGCCATGGGGACGGTGGCGCCGCGCGAGCAGGACGAGGCCCTCGCGACTCTCGCGCCGAAGCTCTCCAAGGAGGACGGGCTGATCGACTGGTCGCACCCCGCGCGGCGTATCGTGGACCTCGTGCGCGGCGTCAGCCCCTGGCCCGGGGGATACACGCGCCACGGCGGAAAGACTCTGAAGGTCTGGAAGGCCTCGGTGGCGGCACCGCCCGCGGGGGCCGCGCACGCGGCGCCCGGCACCGTGATCGCCGCGTCTCTCCACGAGGGCCTGCTCGTCGCTTGCGGCGCAGGCGAGGCGGTCGCCCTCCTCACCCTGCAGAGCGAGGGCAAGCGGCCGCTCTCCGCACCGGAGTTCATCCGGGGCCGCGCTGTGGCGGCCGGCGCCGTCTTCGCCTGAGTCCCCCGATCGCCCGCCCTGTGACGGCCGTCACCGTGCGGCCGGGGCCCGCTCCCGTAGACTCATCCCGTCGGTCTTAGACGAAACCAATTCCAGACATGGGAGCGAGGCTCATGCAGCAGATGCTCAGGATATTCGTCGTGCCGCCGCTGCTGACGCTGGCGCTTGTCGCCAGCACGCTCGTGTTGTACTCGAACTACCTGACGTTCAAGAGCCGGAAGACAACGTACGTGTTCAGCGATGCCTCGGAGGCGCAGCCGTGCGCCTTCTGCCACAGCGGCTATTTCGCGCGCTCCTGGCGGAGGATCGCGGCCCTCAACGTCCGCCTCAGCAACTTCTGAGCAGAGCCGCCGCCTCCTTGGCGTGGTAGGTGAGGATGAGGTCCGCGCCGGCGCGCTTGATCGAGGTCAGGATCTCCATCATCACGCGGTCGCCGTCGACCCAGCCCTTCGCCGCCGCCGCCTTGACCAGCGAGTACTCGCCGCTGACGTTGTAGGCCGCCACCGGCAGGTCGAACTCGGCGTGCACCGCCGAGATGATGTCGAGATACGAGAGCGCCGGCTTGACCATGACGATGTCCGCGCCCTCCTCGATGTCGAGGCGCGTCTCGCGAATCGCCTCGATCCCGTTGCCCGGGTCCATCTGGTACGAGCGGCGGTCGCCGAACTGCGGCGTCGACTCCGCGGCCTCGCGGAAGGGGCCGTAGAAACCCGAGGCGTACTTGGCCGAGTAGGCCATGATCGGCACGTTCTGGAAGTGGTGCTCATCCAGCGCATGCCGGATCGCGCCGACGCGCCCGTCCATCATGTCCGAGGGGGCGACCATGTCGGCGCCGGCGCGCGCGTGGCTCAGCGCCTCCTGGGCGAGGACCTTGAGCGTCGCGTCGTTGTCGACGTCGCCCCTGACGATGATGCCGCAGTGGCCGTGGTCGGTGTACTCGCAGAGGCAGACGTCGGTGATCACGACCAGCGAGGGCAGCTCGCGCTTGAGCGCCTCGATGGCGCGCTGCACCACGCCGTCGGCGCGGTGGGCGTGCGAGCCGACCGCGTCCTTCTCCTCCGGGATGCCGAAGAGGATCACCGCCGGCACGCCCAGTTCGTGCGCAGCCGCGGCCTCCTTCACGAGGTTCTCCTGCGAGAGCTGGAAGACCCCGGGCATGGAGGAGATCTCCTTGCGCACGCCGGCGCCGGGGACGACGAAGAGCGGATAGATGAAGTCCTTCGCGTTGACCTCGACCTCGCGGATCATGCCGCGCAGGGCCTCGGTGCGGCGCAGCCGCCGCGGGCGGTAGGCGGGGAAGTACATGTGCGTTCTCCTTTCAGGCCGTGTCGGCCGGAAGCATCATACGCCGGTGGTGAAATGCGCCTCGAGCGCGTCCGCGAGCGCCGGGATCGTCGCCGCGGGGGCGAGGACGTCGACGGGGAGGCCCGCCGCGCGGGCGTCGTTCGCCGTGACCGGGCCGATGCAGGCGACGACGACGCGGCCGGCGATCGCGCCGACCTGCCCGGGCTCGAGCAGCGAGACGAAGCTCTTCACCGTCGAACCGCTGGTGAAGGTCACTGCGTCCAGGGTCCCGCCGGCCAGCAGCGCCCGCAGCTTCTCGCGGCCGGCGGGCGACGGGACCGTGCGGTAGACCGTCACCAGGTCCAGCGCCGCGCCCACGCGGCGCATCTCCTCGGGGATGACGTCGCGTCCCTCTTCGGCCCGCGGGAAGAGCACGCGCGCGCCGCGCCAGGCGCCCTCCGCGGCCTCCTGGATCAGCCCCTCGGCGCGGTAGACCGACGGCTGGAACTCCACGGCGAGCCCCGCCTCCTCGATCACCGCGCGGGTCTTCGGGCCGACGGCGCAGATGCGCACGCCGGCGAGGCACCAGAGGTCGCCGCGGCGCTCGCGCACCCGGCGCAGGAAGCATTCGACGGCGTTGGCGCTCGTGAAGATGAGCCAGTCGTAGCCGCCGGGCAGCTTGTCGATGGCGCGGTCGACGTCGTCCCAGGACGCGGGGGGGACGATCTCGATCGTCGGCACCTCGACGACGTTCGCGCCGCGCTCGCGCAGCAGCTTCGAGAACTCGCCCGCCTGCCCCGGCGCCCGGGTGACGAGCACGGTCCTGCCGGCGAGCCCGCTCATGCGGCAACCACCGATACGGGGAGGCCGCTCAGAAGGGTCCAGATGCAAGGCGCGCGACGCAGCGGATGCTGAGGCGGGCTGGTGCCCGCCGCAGGCAGACGCGAGGAGCGCAACGCCGCAGATGGGCCCTTATCAGCGGCCGTCACGTCGGTGCGGGCCGCGG from bacterium includes the following:
- the hemB gene encoding porphobilinogen synthase, which gives rise to MYFPAYRPRRLRRTEALRGMIREVEVNAKDFIYPLFVVPGAGVRKEISSMPGVFQLSQENLVKEAAAAHELGVPAVILFGIPEEKDAVGSHAHRADGVVQRAIEALKRELPSLVVITDVCLCEYTDHGHCGIIVRGDVDNDATLKVLAQEALSHARAGADMVAPSDMMDGRVGAIRHALDEHHFQNVPIMAYSAKYASGFYGPFREAAESTPQFGDRRSYQMDPGNGIEAIRETRLDIEEGADIVMVKPALSYLDIISAVHAEFDLPVAAYNVSGEYSLVKAAAAKGWVDGDRVMMEILTSIKRAGADLILTYHAKEAAALLRSC
- a CDS encoding uroporphyrinogen-III synthase — its product is MSGLAGRTVLVTRAPGQAGEFSKLLRERGANVVEVPTIEIVPPASWDDVDRAIDKLPGGYDWLIFTSANAVECFLRRVRERRGDLWCLAGVRICAVGPKTRAVIEEAGLAVEFQPSVYRAEGLIQEAAEGAWRGARVLFPRAEEGRDVIPEEMRRVGAALDLVTVYRTVPSPAGREKLRALLAGGTLDAVTFTSGSTVKSFVSLLEPGQVGAIAGRVVVACIGPVTANDARAAGLPVDVLAPAATIPALADALEAHFTTGV